A single region of the Oleispira antarctica RB-8 genome encodes:
- a CDS encoding Kef-type K+ transport system, predicted NAD-binding component, producing MVAHDLVFSFFLIFTGALVLATVALYTKQPIIIAYIALGAIVGPFGLSLIEEPELLEGMSHIGIIFLLFLLGLDMQPSSLVAILRKATLVALISCALFFGIGFGIAMGFQHSALDSLVIGLAMMFSSTIIGLKLLPTTVLHHKRVGELMVGLLLIQDLVAILTLIFLGSLGSGINADEVSPPLWQPFVALPLLVLGSYLIVKGLLLPLIRKFDRFQEYLFILAIGWCLAMAEGAQAIGLTREIGAFIAGVTLATSPIAQYIAISLKPLRDFFLVLFFFALGAGFNLELLSQVIWPALVLAAAVLILKPVIFRYLLGNMSERPALAWDVGFRLGQISEFSLLIAFVAFERSILSEQGSLLIQATAIITFALSSYIVVFNYPNPIAVNDKLRRD from the coding sequence ATGGTAGCCCACGACCTAGTATTTTCTTTTTTCTTAATCTTTACCGGTGCCCTTGTATTGGCTACCGTCGCGCTTTACACAAAACAACCCATCATTATTGCCTACATCGCCTTAGGCGCGATTGTGGGGCCTTTTGGCCTATCTTTAATAGAAGAACCTGAGCTATTAGAAGGCATGTCGCACATCGGCATTATCTTCCTATTATTTTTGCTTGGCTTAGATATGCAGCCCTCGAGCCTTGTCGCGATATTAAGAAAAGCGACTCTGGTTGCACTGATTAGCTGCGCGCTGTTTTTTGGTATTGGCTTTGGTATCGCTATGGGCTTTCAGCACTCAGCCTTGGATAGTCTAGTCATTGGCTTAGCCATGATGTTTTCCAGTACGATTATTGGCTTAAAGTTATTACCAACGACCGTTTTACACCATAAACGGGTTGGTGAACTGATGGTTGGATTGCTACTGATCCAAGATTTAGTCGCTATTCTAACGCTAATTTTTCTTGGCAGTTTGGGCTCAGGCATCAATGCCGATGAGGTATCTCCGCCTTTATGGCAGCCCTTTGTTGCTTTACCACTATTAGTTCTTGGCAGCTACTTGATAGTTAAAGGATTGCTTCTGCCGTTAATTCGTAAGTTTGACCGCTTTCAAGAATATTTATTTATTCTAGCCATTGGCTGGTGCTTAGCGATGGCCGAGGGTGCACAAGCGATTGGCTTAACACGAGAAATTGGTGCTTTTATTGCGGGTGTAACATTGGCGACGAGCCCTATTGCACAATACATAGCGATCAGCTTGAAACCATTGAGAGATTTTTTCTTGGTATTGTTCTTTTTCGCGCTGGGGGCAGGATTTAATTTAGAGTTATTATCACAAGTCATCTGGCCCGCGTTGGTATTGGCGGCAGCGGTATTAATTTTGAAACCTGTTATCTTCCGTTATTTACTTGGCAACATGAGTGAGCGTCCGGCATTGGCTTGGGATGTTGGCTTTCGCTTGGGGCAAATCAGTGAGTTTTCATTGCTGATTGCGTTTGTTGCTTTTGAACGCTCTATTTTGTCTGAGCAAGGCTCGCTCTTGATTCAGGCAACCGCAATTATCACGTTTGCGCTATCGAGCTACATCGTAGTATTTAACTACCCGAACCCGATTGCGGTAAATGATAAACTGCGCAGAGACTAG
- the adhA gene encoding Alcohol dehydrogenase, producing MIQWHAYRAIETKNEASDAAPIVESSWQLVDDSCLPAIGKSKGEGEVLIKVQYSSVNYKDALSASGNRGVTRSFPHTPGIDAAGIVVTDASGQFSEGTEVVIFGYDLGMNTCGGYGEYIRVPATWVLIKPENLTFEDSMRWGTAGFTAALSVEKLLKAGIKPDAGKIIVTGATGGVGSVAVSLLAKLGFEVVAVTGKEAAKDWLLNLGATEVLNRADLLPMAKKPMTRPLYQAGVDTCGGDMIAAVLPQLNYGGALTTCGMVAGSDFSASVFPFIIRGIDLLGVDSVEIAQTHKQLLIKKVADEWQLPTLADFTKTIGRSELPAVLADVLAGKGQGRYLLDLAKA from the coding sequence ATGATTCAGTGGCACGCTTATCGCGCAATCGAAACGAAGAATGAAGCATCTGATGCAGCGCCTATTGTCGAGTCTTCTTGGCAATTAGTCGATGATTCGTGTTTACCTGCGATTGGAAAATCAAAAGGTGAGGGTGAAGTTCTTATCAAGGTGCAATACTCATCGGTTAATTACAAAGATGCGTTAAGTGCCTCGGGTAATCGTGGTGTCACGCGTAGTTTTCCTCATACACCAGGCATCGACGCTGCCGGCATCGTCGTAACTGATGCTTCAGGCCAGTTCAGTGAAGGCACAGAAGTTGTGATATTTGGCTATGACCTAGGTATGAATACCTGCGGTGGTTATGGTGAGTACATCCGAGTACCGGCCACATGGGTTTTAATTAAACCTGAGAATCTAACATTTGAAGACTCTATGCGCTGGGGAACGGCCGGATTTACTGCAGCGCTGTCGGTAGAAAAGTTATTGAAAGCAGGCATCAAACCGGATGCAGGCAAAATCATCGTGACGGGCGCTACCGGCGGTGTAGGTTCTGTAGCCGTTTCTTTATTGGCAAAGCTGGGTTTTGAAGTAGTTGCGGTCACGGGCAAAGAAGCGGCCAAAGACTGGCTATTAAATCTTGGGGCGACTGAGGTTTTGAATCGTGCTGATTTGTTGCCTATGGCTAAAAAGCCGATGACGCGGCCACTGTATCAAGCCGGTGTTGATACCTGCGGTGGCGATATGATTGCTGCGGTATTGCCACAATTAAACTATGGCGGTGCTTTAACAACGTGCGGCATGGTTGCGGGTTCAGATTTTAGTGCCAGCGTATTTCCATTCATCATTCGTGGTATTGATTTACTGGGAGTGGATTCGGTTGAGATTGCTCAAACTCACAAGCAACTATTAATTAAAAAAGTCGCTGATGAATGGCAGCTTCCAACGCTTGCAGACTTCACGAAAACCATCGGTCGTAGTGAGCTGCCTGCAGTGTTAGCGGATGTTCTGGCAGGCAAAGGTCAGGGCCGTTATTTATTGGATTTGGCTAAGGCCTAA
- a CDS encoding Periplasmic serine protease, family S49 — MEFLAEYGIFLLKALTIVVSIVLVIAGVAAVSGKQKPNHDGFITVNKVNDDLDDYKEILEENLYDKDELKELEKARDKEDKEKVKAEKAKAKADKKAGKGAGEDDVDTVEVIKKRVFVLDFDGDIKASAADFMREEITAILTMARKEDEVVVRLESGGGMVHSYGLASSQLQRIKDKGIPLTVCIDKVAASGGYMMACIADKIVSAPFAIVGSIGVVAQLPNFSRLLKKHDVDFEMFTAGEYKRTVTMFGHNSAKAKDKFREDLEETHVLFKNHVTRFRPGLNIEEVATGDTWYGQDALENKLVDQLGTSDDYLVAACNDADVFEVSYEFKKSLQEKLGFAVQMGVEKAATRFLTIMNAQTHTKG, encoded by the coding sequence TTGGAATTTCTAGCTGAATACGGCATTTTCTTATTAAAAGCCCTAACCATTGTTGTTTCTATTGTCCTCGTCATCGCAGGAGTCGCCGCAGTAAGCGGTAAGCAAAAACCGAATCATGACGGTTTTATTACGGTTAATAAGGTTAATGATGATCTTGATGACTACAAAGAAATATTAGAAGAAAACTTGTATGACAAAGACGAGCTGAAAGAACTCGAGAAGGCACGCGACAAAGAAGATAAAGAAAAAGTAAAGGCAGAAAAGGCCAAAGCGAAAGCCGATAAAAAAGCAGGCAAAGGCGCTGGTGAAGATGACGTTGATACGGTTGAAGTGATCAAAAAACGCGTTTTTGTTTTAGATTTTGATGGCGATATTAAAGCCAGTGCAGCCGATTTTATGCGCGAAGAAATTACCGCCATTTTAACCATGGCGCGTAAAGAAGATGAAGTCGTTGTGCGTCTAGAAAGTGGCGGTGGAATGGTGCACAGCTATGGTTTGGCATCGAGTCAATTACAGCGCATCAAAGATAAAGGCATTCCGCTAACGGTGTGTATTGATAAAGTAGCCGCCAGTGGTGGCTATATGATGGCCTGCATCGCCGACAAAATTGTATCAGCACCTTTTGCCATTGTCGGCTCTATTGGTGTAGTCGCACAGCTTCCTAACTTTAGCCGTCTATTGAAAAAGCACGATGTTGATTTTGAAATGTTCACCGCCGGTGAATATAAGCGCACCGTTACCATGTTTGGTCATAACAGCGCGAAAGCAAAAGATAAGTTCAGAGAAGATCTGGAAGAGACTCACGTATTATTTAAAAACCATGTGACGCGTTTTCGTCCGGGCTTAAATATTGAAGAAGTGGCTACCGGTGATACTTGGTACGGACAAGATGCTTTAGAGAACAAACTGGTTGACCAGTTGGGCACCAGTGATGATTATCTCGTGGCTGCATGTAATGATGCTGACGTCTTTGAAGTCAGTTATGAATTTAAAAAGAGCCTACAAGAAAAATTAGGCTTCGCGGTACAAATGGGTGTTGAAAAAGCAGCTACTCGCTTCTTGACTATTATGAATGCACAAACTCATACCAAGGGTTAA
- a CDS encoding Sterol-binding domain protein, whose translation MANIIETMQSKFNPSAAEGLDLIFQFNIEDGETYHLIVKDGACDLATGENDDANVTLIMNTETLEGIVSGETDGMQAFMAGQLRVEGDMMLATKLGELFPA comes from the coding sequence ATGGCTAACATCATTGAAACTATGCAAAGTAAATTCAACCCAAGCGCAGCTGAAGGTTTGGACTTAATTTTTCAATTCAACATCGAAGATGGTGAAACTTATCACTTGATCGTTAAAGATGGTGCTTGTGACCTAGCAACGGGCGAAAATGATGACGCTAACGTTACTTTGATCATGAATACTGAAACTCTTGAAGGCATCGTTTCTGGCGAAACTGACGGCATGCAGGCGTTTATGGCTGGTCAACTACGTGTTGAAGGCGACATGATGTTGGCAACTAAGTTGGGCGAACTTTTCCCAGCTTAA
- a CDS encoding Methyl-accepting chemotaxis protein, producing the protein MSNLASTLNLVRKEVDGALDQAAVQLEHYAESGNADDLKGFLGEIQQVRGTFKMLDFRAGERLCEELADTGRTLAQLEGENRNALEAFSKSIMVLKRYVEMVANGQLVAPGLLLEVINDVRKSRQEKALPGAYFFMVNLRPKLDIPPAAARPVSIPYRRVRQLFQIGLLGVMRNQGRKGALNVMGRAVSRIEKSARGQQTWGFWYAVKAALEGLNQEAFEIDLSRVMLMRALDSQIRKLEESDGQLLTEKQPDWLLKEFLYLISLAEPDTALINKAQADFNLPSELSEIQLAEARRKLSGPDQSAMDSLTEALQDELHGIKDLLDLAERTDGFDDSFSDLSVSLRRIADTLIMVNLPDTANRTMAIAESLRAEGEPFDIKMQKVADQVLRVEQDVRGLAINTSIVSSSKVDPLSLLEARIAAISESQTALSVTKRAIGSYVDSGGDKMNIKNVGKTLLDVSGALFFLDQEEVSGLMISLQRFVEDKIVASDFAPTEDKIEALADAISAVEYYIDSLTGQTAGATEAVALAKESIQHLLK; encoded by the coding sequence ATGTCCAACTTGGCGTCGACATTAAATCTAGTGCGCAAAGAAGTGGATGGCGCACTTGATCAAGCTGCTGTTCAATTAGAACATTATGCAGAAAGTGGCAATGCGGATGATCTAAAAGGATTTTTAGGCGAGATTCAACAGGTTCGTGGCACATTCAAAATGCTTGATTTTCGTGCAGGGGAGCGACTGTGTGAAGAGCTTGCCGATACAGGGCGTACTTTGGCTCAGCTAGAGGGTGAAAATCGAAATGCCCTAGAAGCCTTCAGTAAATCCATTATGGTTTTAAAGCGTTATGTCGAAATGGTTGCAAATGGCCAGCTGGTAGCACCAGGATTATTACTCGAAGTTATTAATGATGTTCGTAAAAGTCGCCAAGAGAAAGCCTTGCCTGGCGCCTATTTCTTTATGGTCAACTTACGTCCTAAGCTCGATATTCCTCCCGCCGCCGCACGCCCCGTCTCAATACCTTATCGCCGTGTTCGCCAACTCTTTCAAATTGGTTTACTGGGGGTTATGCGTAACCAAGGACGTAAAGGTGCTTTGAACGTGATGGGACGAGCAGTGTCTAGAATTGAAAAGTCAGCTCGTGGACAGCAAACCTGGGGTTTCTGGTATGCCGTTAAGGCCGCACTCGAAGGATTAAATCAAGAAGCTTTTGAAATTGACCTATCACGCGTCATGTTGATGCGAGCTTTGGATAGCCAAATTCGAAAGTTAGAAGAAAGTGATGGTCAGCTATTAACAGAAAAACAGCCTGATTGGTTACTCAAAGAATTTCTCTATCTTATTTCGTTGGCTGAGCCTGATACTGCGTTGATCAATAAGGCACAAGCAGATTTTAATCTGCCTTCTGAGCTTAGTGAAATTCAACTGGCAGAAGCACGCCGTAAATTAAGCGGGCCTGACCAATCGGCAATGGACTCACTTACCGAAGCTTTACAAGATGAACTACACGGCATTAAAGATTTATTAGATCTAGCAGAGCGCACTGATGGGTTTGATGATAGTTTTTCTGATTTATCTGTCAGCCTGCGTCGCATCGCTGATACTTTGATTATGGTGAACCTTCCTGATACTGCCAACCGCACAATGGCGATTGCCGAGAGCTTACGCGCTGAGGGAGAGCCTTTTGATATTAAAATGCAAAAAGTCGCTGACCAAGTGCTTAGGGTTGAGCAAGATGTGCGCGGCCTAGCAATCAATACCAGTATTGTCAGTAGCTCTAAAGTAGACCCGCTTAGTTTATTAGAAGCTCGTATTGCCGCCATCTCCGAATCACAAACTGCGTTATCGGTGACTAAGCGTGCCATTGGCTCCTATGTTGACTCAGGGGGCGATAAAATGAATATTAAAAATGTCGGCAAAACGTTACTCGATGTGAGTGGGGCCTTGTTTTTCTTAGACCAAGAAGAGGTCTCAGGCTTAATGATCAGTCTTCAGCGCTTTGTTGAAGATAAAATTGTGGCCAGTGATTTTGCACCGACAGAAGATAAAATCGAAGCGCTAGCGGATGCCATTTCTGCTGTCGAATATTATATAGATTCTTTAACTGGACAAACTGCTGGGGCAACAGAAGCCGTAGCGTTGGCCAAAGAGAGTATTCAGCACTTACTGAAGTAA
- the dnaQ gene encoding DNA polymerase III, epsilon subunit, producing the protein MRQVVLDTETTGIGAEKGHRIIEIGCVELIDRKLTGRHYHQYVNPQRSSDEEAVGVHGITDEFLADKPLFGQVAQAFYEFIDGAELVIHNAPFDVGFMDAEFRRLNMPMTNTFCTVLDTLVMARDMRPGQRNSLDALCKSYGIDNSHRELHGALLDAEILSDVYLMMTGGQTDLMFSAETSESVKELARAKLEQLASVNAQTLSVVRATAAELSAHDEIMDLLDKKSDGAIWRR; encoded by the coding sequence ATGAGACAAGTAGTACTGGATACAGAAACAACGGGTATTGGCGCTGAGAAGGGCCATAGAATCATTGAAATTGGTTGTGTTGAATTAATCGACCGTAAGTTAACTGGGCGTCATTATCATCAATACGTTAATCCGCAGCGCAGCAGTGACGAAGAAGCGGTAGGTGTTCACGGTATTACTGATGAGTTTTTAGCCGATAAACCCCTGTTTGGACAAGTAGCTCAAGCATTCTATGAATTTATAGATGGTGCTGAGTTGGTTATCCATAACGCACCGTTTGATGTGGGCTTCATGGATGCAGAATTTCGACGTCTGAACATGCCAATGACGAATACATTCTGTACGGTGCTTGATACGCTCGTTATGGCGCGAGATATGCGCCCAGGCCAGCGTAATAGTTTGGATGCTTTGTGCAAAAGCTATGGTATTGATAATAGCCATCGAGAATTGCACGGTGCATTGCTCGATGCTGAGATTTTATCTGATGTCTATCTGATGATGACGGGGGGCCAAACGGACCTCATGTTCAGTGCAGAAACCAGTGAAAGTGTAAAAGAATTAGCCAGAGCCAAACTTGAGCAGCTAGCAAGCGTGAATGCGCAAACATTATCGGTAGTGCGTGCAACAGCTGCAGAGTTGTCTGCTCATGATGAAATTATGGATTTATTGGATAAAAAAAGTGACGGTGCTATTTGGAGACGCTAG
- a CDS encoding Putative SAM-dependent methyltransferase, which yields MNSVPHKLDNQDYKRWLKTSSAQRMLALQSAWLQNKLGRFPGTHLMFQGLDPDLELLSTSPAKHAFRMALPWQEGIATDAWMTSSDWPLPDQSIDVVVMQHSLDFTRRPHEMIREAARTIAPSGYLVIIGFNPWSWWGGVQKMMPFSTDMPWVANAVSMKRLQDWLLLLEFTIQGTETLGHLWPITLFPERVSQRVDSVLAGPIGMGNFYMVTAQKTVLGMTDLRSRRWPIIEPQLGWAKNMSKTDS from the coding sequence ATGAACTCTGTTCCTCATAAATTAGACAATCAGGATTATAAACGCTGGTTAAAAACCAGCTCAGCCCAGCGTATGCTGGCTTTGCAGTCGGCATGGCTGCAGAATAAGCTGGGGCGATTTCCTGGGACTCATCTTATGTTTCAAGGTTTAGATCCCGATTTAGAGTTGTTGTCTACAAGCCCTGCTAAACACGCTTTTCGGATGGCACTGCCTTGGCAAGAGGGGATTGCTACCGATGCTTGGATGACGAGCAGTGATTGGCCATTACCGGATCAAAGTATCGATGTAGTGGTGATGCAGCACAGCTTGGACTTTACTCGCAGGCCTCATGAAATGATTCGTGAGGCTGCCCGTACCATAGCACCAAGCGGCTATTTGGTTATTATCGGTTTTAATCCGTGGAGTTGGTGGGGTGGCGTTCAGAAAATGATGCCATTTTCAACGGATATGCCTTGGGTGGCCAACGCGGTGAGTATGAAACGACTGCAAGATTGGCTATTGTTGTTAGAATTCACTATACAAGGCACTGAGACCTTGGGGCACTTATGGCCGATCACCCTTTTTCCTGAACGTGTTTCTCAGCGAGTAGACAGTGTTTTGGCTGGACCCATAGGGATGGGCAATTTTTACATGGTGACTGCCCAAAAAACGGTTTTAGGTATGACTGATTTGCGCTCCAGACGCTGGCCTATTATTGAACCTCAGCTGGGGTGGGCCAAAAATATGAGTAAAACAGATTCTTAA
- a CDS encoding Soluble lytic murein transglycosylase has protein sequence MKLYQLLLSLPLSLTLISACSHQTLVQDTKQVDPIVVSPVVPVLDQWQVEASPSSDAEANADLWQRIINAYGFNQDIDNPRVQSQLNYYKRHQSYMDRMATRAERYMYYIAEQVDVRGIPGELALLPIVESAFDPFAYSHGRASGVWQFIPSTGRDFGLTQDWWYDGRRDISASTIAALTYLEALQREFKGDWLLALASYNTGAGNVRKAIRKNKRLGKPTDFWSLSLPRETREYVPKLIALAQLIKHPQKHGITLKPLINEPYFASVNTGGQIDLSQLSEISQTPLDEIYKLNPGFNRWATKPSGPHEVLIPIDKKEIYLENIASLPSNERMKWQRYKVKSGDSLITIAKKFHTTPNALKDANNLSRSMIRTGDQLLIPSAHKSLASYSYSAGSRLAKIQNSSKRSKNRDKIEYKVQGGDSFWEIARDHDVSIRELAKWNGMAPGDMLKQGQKLVIWGQKKQRKNREVIRKLTYTVRNGDSLARISDKFRVRVQDLIRWNRKKSKSKYLQPGQRLTLYVDVTN, from the coding sequence ATGAAGCTTTACCAGCTATTATTATCTTTACCCTTGAGCCTAACTTTGATCAGCGCTTGCTCTCATCAAACCCTAGTTCAAGACACGAAGCAGGTTGACCCTATCGTCGTCAGCCCCGTTGTGCCTGTATTAGACCAGTGGCAAGTGGAGGCATCACCTTCCTCTGATGCTGAAGCTAATGCCGACCTATGGCAACGCATTATTAATGCCTACGGATTCAATCAAGATATTGATAATCCGCGCGTGCAATCACAGCTCAACTATTATAAAAGACACCAGTCGTATATGGACCGTATGGCAACTCGAGCTGAGCGCTATATGTATTATATTGCGGAGCAAGTTGACGTGCGCGGCATTCCTGGAGAATTAGCGTTATTGCCGATCGTAGAAAGTGCCTTCGATCCTTTTGCCTATTCCCATGGCAGAGCATCTGGAGTGTGGCAATTTATTCCGTCGACAGGCCGTGATTTTGGCTTAACACAAGACTGGTGGTATGACGGTCGACGCGACATTAGCGCCTCAACTATTGCGGCACTCACCTATTTAGAAGCCTTGCAACGTGAATTTAAAGGAGACTGGCTGCTTGCCCTTGCCTCTTATAACACGGGTGCGGGCAACGTACGCAAAGCGATTAGAAAAAATAAACGCTTAGGCAAACCGACTGATTTTTGGTCTCTTAGTTTGCCACGAGAAACTCGAGAATACGTTCCTAAGTTAATCGCCCTGGCACAATTAATTAAGCATCCACAAAAACATGGCATCACGCTGAAACCTTTAATCAATGAGCCTTATTTTGCCAGTGTAAATACTGGAGGACAAATAGATCTGTCTCAATTGTCTGAAATTTCGCAAACCCCCTTAGATGAAATTTATAAACTAAACCCTGGCTTTAACCGCTGGGCGACAAAACCAAGCGGTCCTCATGAAGTATTAATTCCGATCGATAAAAAAGAAATTTACTTAGAAAACATTGCTAGCCTGCCCAGCAATGAACGTATGAAATGGCAGCGCTATAAAGTAAAAAGCGGCGATTCATTAATAACAATTGCAAAGAAATTCCACACGACGCCCAACGCGCTAAAAGATGCTAATAACTTGAGTAGGAGTATGATTCGTACCGGCGATCAATTATTGATCCCATCGGCACATAAATCTCTAGCCAGCTATTCTTATAGCGCTGGCAGTCGATTAGCGAAAATCCAAAACTCTTCTAAGCGCAGTAAAAACAGGGACAAAATCGAGTATAAAGTACAAGGTGGCGATAGTTTTTGGGAAATTGCCCGCGACCATGACGTGAGCATTCGTGAGCTTGCCAAATGGAATGGAATGGCACCTGGTGACATGTTGAAGCAAGGTCAAAAGCTAGTAATTTGGGGTCAAAAAAAGCAGCGTAAAAATCGTGAAGTTATTCGAAAACTAACGTATACGGTTCGCAATGGTGATTCCCTAGCCCGCATCTCTGATAAATTTCGTGTTCGGGTTCAAGACTTAATCCGTTGGAATCGAAAAAAATCAAAAAGCAAATACCTACAACCAGGACAAAGATTGACTCTCTATGTCGATGTAACAAATTAA
- a CDS encoding Extracellular solute-binding protein family 5, with protein sequence MKNSIINCLKFTCALLLSTKIAVAASLPNDIEWLTNTASPEWSSKEAQKGGLLRFSISNFPPTLRTAGPDSNNYFRSFLLDNQMPLVEIHPNTAEIIPMLASHWAYDHDGKTVYYKIKKNARWSDGIPVTADDFLFALKFNRSKDIAAPWYNTYYNEEIEQVIKFDSHTIAIVGARVKPKSDLHYYYNLQPRAKHFHQLDPHWVNDFNWKIEPNTGPYQISNIRKGKLIAFKRKLDWWAQDDRYLRNRFNVNKVLIKVVRDANIAYKYFESGELDVLNLTLPELWYEKANGPMFQKGFIHKLSFYNQTEQGASGFFLNLDNKILQDIKVRKAIAHCLNFDNVIQQILHNDYQRLPRFHTGYGEYSNNQITPLKFNLKKAIKYLDSTHWNNKDSSGIRVQAQERLSLTVSYGNKLHEPQINLLANDAKKAGIELKPQFLESTAFYHHVLDKKHDIAWLGWSAGFRPAYWQHFHSDNAHKPNTNNITNLTDSHIDKLIDAYRHATQQEESIRLAHTLDREIAAQAIFIPSTVAPFTRVGFWRWLKLPKTIATKSSSNIFNPFHPTQGGLFWIDGKSKINTLSTKRSGEGFEASTVINRDFE encoded by the coding sequence ATGAAAAACAGCATAATTAACTGCCTAAAATTCACATGCGCACTCTTACTTTCTACCAAGATAGCTGTTGCAGCATCCCTACCCAACGACATTGAATGGCTAACAAATACTGCAAGTCCTGAGTGGAGTTCTAAGGAGGCTCAAAAAGGTGGGTTATTAAGATTTAGTATTTCAAACTTCCCCCCAACATTAAGAACTGCTGGCCCAGATTCTAACAATTATTTTCGAAGTTTCTTATTAGATAACCAAATGCCTCTAGTAGAAATACACCCTAATACCGCTGAAATCATTCCTATGCTCGCCAGTCACTGGGCCTATGATCATGATGGAAAAACGGTTTATTACAAAATAAAAAAGAATGCTCGTTGGTCAGATGGTATTCCTGTAACAGCTGATGATTTTTTATTTGCACTGAAGTTCAACAGATCTAAAGACATAGCCGCACCTTGGTACAACACCTATTATAATGAAGAAATTGAACAGGTCATTAAATTCGACTCCCATACCATAGCTATCGTAGGTGCACGAGTAAAACCCAAAAGCGACTTACACTATTATTATAACTTACAGCCCAGAGCGAAGCACTTTCATCAATTAGACCCTCACTGGGTTAATGATTTCAACTGGAAAATTGAACCAAACACTGGCCCCTACCAAATCTCTAATATTCGCAAAGGAAAGCTCATAGCATTCAAACGCAAGCTCGATTGGTGGGCACAAGATGATCGTTATTTACGCAACCGTTTTAATGTTAACAAGGTTCTAATTAAAGTCGTCCGCGACGCTAATATCGCTTATAAGTATTTTGAGAGCGGAGAGTTGGATGTCTTGAACCTCACGCTGCCTGAACTATGGTATGAAAAAGCCAATGGCCCCATGTTTCAAAAAGGCTTCATTCATAAGCTCTCTTTTTATAATCAAACAGAACAAGGCGCATCTGGATTTTTTCTAAATTTAGATAATAAAATATTACAAGATATAAAGGTACGCAAAGCCATTGCTCACTGCCTAAACTTTGACAACGTCATTCAGCAGATATTACATAATGACTATCAACGCCTCCCCCGCTTTCATACAGGTTACGGAGAATACTCTAACAATCAGATTACTCCGTTGAAATTTAATTTAAAAAAGGCCATAAAATATTTAGATTCTACTCACTGGAATAATAAAGACTCATCAGGCATTAGAGTACAAGCACAAGAGCGCTTGTCACTTACGGTAAGCTACGGCAATAAATTACATGAGCCACAAATCAACTTATTAGCCAATGACGCTAAAAAAGCCGGCATTGAATTAAAACCTCAATTTCTTGAATCAACCGCTTTTTACCATCATGTTCTAGATAAAAAACATGACATCGCATGGCTAGGGTGGAGCGCAGGATTTCGCCCAGCTTACTGGCAGCACTTTCATTCAGATAACGCCCACAAACCTAATACAAATAATATAACGAACCTTACGGACTCACACATCGACAAACTGATTGATGCATATCGACATGCGACCCAACAAGAAGAGTCCATTCGCTTAGCGCATACCTTAGACCGTGAAATTGCAGCTCAAGCCATATTCATCCCATCAACCGTTGCCCCTTTCACTCGAGTCGGTTTTTGGCGCTGGTTAAAGTTACCAAAAACGATTGCAACAAAATCGAGTTCAAATATTTTCAATCCTTTTCATCCGACTCAAGGTGGACTTTTTTGGATTGATGGCAAAAGTAAAATCAATACCCTATCAACTAAACGAAGTGGTGAAGGATTTGAAGCTAGCACCGTTATAAATCGTGACTTTGAATAA